One stretch of Corynebacterium callunae DSM 20147 DNA includes these proteins:
- the mnmA gene encoding tRNA 2-thiouridine(34) synthase MnmA, whose product MRVLAAMSGGVDSAVAASRAVAAGHEVIGVHLALSQDPQTVRESSRGCCSLEDSADARRVCDKLGIPFYVWDFSDRFKEDVIDNFIESYAIGETPNPCLRCNEKIKFAALLERGIALGFDAVVTGHYARLTQPADGGDGYLRRGVDPNKDQSYVLGVLGAHEIEHCMFPVGDTVKPEIREEAAAAGFSVAKKPDSYDICFIPDGNTQAFLGKHIGMRPGMIVDQEGTTLREHAGVHEFTIGQRKGLDIKAPAADGRPRYVTDINAATGTVTVGSRENLKVSTIHADRLKFLHPAMDGEITCEVQVRAHGGVVACEASIDRAGDFMVLKLKEPLSGVARGQAAVLYLPDPEGDIVLGSGTICATES is encoded by the coding sequence ATGCGGGTTCTTGCAGCAATGAGTGGAGGCGTCGATTCCGCCGTGGCAGCATCGCGTGCGGTGGCAGCTGGTCATGAGGTGATCGGCGTGCATCTCGCGCTATCGCAGGATCCGCAGACAGTTCGCGAATCCTCTAGGGGATGTTGCTCCTTGGAGGATTCCGCGGATGCGCGTCGCGTATGCGATAAGCTCGGCATTCCTTTTTATGTCTGGGATTTCTCGGACCGTTTTAAAGAAGATGTCATTGATAATTTCATCGAGTCTTATGCCATCGGCGAAACCCCTAACCCCTGTTTGCGCTGTAATGAGAAGATCAAGTTTGCCGCCTTGCTTGAGCGAGGAATTGCGCTTGGTTTTGATGCCGTAGTTACCGGCCACTATGCACGTCTTACCCAGCCTGCCGATGGTGGCGATGGTTACCTGCGTCGCGGCGTTGATCCCAACAAGGATCAGTCCTATGTTTTGGGCGTGTTGGGAGCTCATGAAATTGAGCACTGCATGTTCCCAGTTGGCGATACAGTAAAGCCAGAGATCCGTGAAGAGGCGGCAGCTGCAGGATTCTCCGTTGCTAAAAAGCCTGATTCCTATGACATCTGCTTTATTCCAGATGGCAATACCCAGGCATTCTTGGGCAAGCATATCGGTATGCGCCCCGGCATGATTGTGGACCAAGAAGGCACCACGCTACGCGAACACGCTGGCGTCCATGAATTCACCATTGGCCAGCGTAAAGGTCTTGATATCAAGGCTCCGGCTGCAGATGGCCGTCCCCGCTATGTCACTGATATCAATGCTGCCACCGGTACTGTCACCGTTGGTTCCCGCGAGAACCTAAAGGTATCTACCATTCATGCCGATCGCCTAAAGTTCCTACATCCTGCAATGGACGGTGAAATCACCTGTGAGGTGCAAGTTCGTGCGCATGGTGGCGTAGTTGCCTGCGAAGCAAGCATTGACCGCGCTGGTGATTTTATGGTTCTTAAGCTGAAGGAGCCACTATCTGGTGTGGCTCGCGGCCAGGCTGCAGTGCTTTACCTGCCAGATCCTGAAGGCGATATTGTCCTGGGCTCCGGCACCATTTGCGCCACGGAGTCTTAA
- a CDS encoding electron transfer flavoprotein subunit beta/FixA family protein, with translation MSTIVVLVKNVPDTWSKRTLEADFTLDRANVDRVLDEINEFAMEQALRLKEASPEAGYRVVALSAGAAGADEALRKALSMGADEAIQLADDALAGSDLLGTAWALNNAINTIPDVSLIVTGSASSDGAMGALPGVLAEYRQVPALTNLSAVSLADGTVTATRIDNHGVYELQAALPAIVSISDKADKPRFPNFKGIMAAKKAEIKQLSLAEIGVAPEQVGLAHAATAVTAAADRPERTQGDVIGASGAAAKIADYLAAENLI, from the coding sequence ATGTCCACAATCGTGGTTCTGGTGAAAAACGTTCCAGATACCTGGTCCAAGCGGACCCTCGAAGCTGATTTCACCCTGGATCGTGCAAACGTGGATCGGGTGCTCGATGAGATCAATGAGTTCGCAATGGAACAGGCTCTGCGCCTTAAAGAAGCCTCACCAGAGGCCGGTTACCGCGTGGTAGCTCTTAGCGCTGGCGCTGCCGGTGCTGATGAAGCACTGCGCAAGGCTTTATCCATGGGTGCCGATGAAGCCATTCAGCTTGCTGATGATGCTTTGGCAGGCTCTGACCTTTTGGGTACTGCTTGGGCACTAAACAACGCCATCAATACCATCCCCGATGTTTCCCTCATTGTCACCGGTTCCGCATCTTCTGATGGAGCAATGGGCGCACTTCCTGGAGTTTTGGCAGAATACCGCCAGGTTCCAGCACTAACCAACCTTTCTGCAGTATCCCTTGCAGACGGAACTGTCACTGCTACCCGCATCGACAACCACGGTGTTTATGAGTTGCAGGCAGCACTACCTGCCATTGTGTCTATTTCTGATAAAGCCGATAAGCCACGCTTCCCTAACTTCAAGGGAATTATGGCCGCTAAGAAGGCTGAAATTAAGCAGCTTAGCTTGGCTGAAATTGGCGTAGCGCCTGAGCAGGTTGGCCTGGCACACGCTGCCACCGCAGTTACTGCAGCAGCCGATCGCCCAGAGCGCACCCAAGGCGATGTCATTGGCGCATCCGGCGCTGCTGCCAAGATCGCTGATTACCTCGCCGCTGAAAACCTCATCTAG
- a CDS encoding cysteine desulfurase family protein, protein MNTFYMDHAATTPMREVAAATWMEYAQSLNPASQYGSGRRARSVADSAREEIAQLLGCEPIEVIFTASGTEADNIAVQGLFQSSKLNRVVSTAIEHPAVLETVKSLGANGADVDLLPIGADGRVSSFDLLEQPAAVAAMMWANNETGAIQPVPEFIAAAQASGTPTHIDAVQVVGHLPVNFSELGVTTLAASAHKFGGPRGVGLLLAKRSPAPSAVLHGGGQERGIRPGTLDVAGAAATAAALREAVGEMDAEAQRLRALKAELLDGILAQVDNVMVHTTEPSLPGHLHLSFPGAEGDSLIMLLDSMRIEASTGSACSNGVNRASHVLLAMGIAEADARGAIRFTLGRNTTEESIKAVLGVIADVVSRARTAGMAF, encoded by the coding sequence TTGAACACTTTTTATATGGACCATGCAGCCACCACACCTATGCGTGAGGTGGCTGCTGCCACGTGGATGGAATATGCACAATCGCTCAACCCGGCCAGCCAATATGGCTCAGGTCGGCGAGCGCGCAGCGTGGCAGATTCCGCCCGCGAGGAAATCGCGCAGCTACTTGGCTGCGAGCCAATCGAGGTAATTTTTACTGCCTCCGGCACTGAAGCAGACAATATTGCTGTGCAGGGCCTCTTCCAGTCCTCAAAGCTCAATCGGGTGGTTTCTACCGCGATTGAGCACCCAGCGGTGCTGGAAACGGTTAAATCACTCGGTGCCAATGGTGCGGACGTTGATTTATTGCCGATCGGTGCTGATGGTCGCGTTTCATCCTTTGACCTATTGGAACAGCCGGCCGCTGTAGCTGCGATGATGTGGGCAAATAATGAGACCGGTGCGATTCAGCCGGTGCCAGAGTTTATAGCTGCAGCGCAAGCGTCCGGCACGCCTACCCACATTGATGCGGTGCAGGTTGTTGGTCACTTGCCGGTCAACTTCAGCGAGCTGGGAGTGACTACCTTGGCGGCGTCGGCGCATAAATTTGGCGGGCCCCGCGGAGTGGGCTTGTTATTGGCCAAGCGTTCACCAGCGCCTTCGGCCGTGTTGCACGGTGGCGGACAGGAGCGCGGCATCCGCCCCGGCACCTTAGACGTTGCCGGTGCGGCTGCCACCGCAGCCGCCCTCCGCGAGGCAGTGGGCGAGATGGACGCGGAAGCTCAGCGTTTGCGTGCGCTTAAAGCGGAGCTTCTCGACGGAATCCTGGCGCAGGTCGACAACGTCATGGTTCATACCACCGAACCAAGCCTGCCTGGGCATTTACACTTGTCTTTCCCTGGAGCGGAAGGCGATAGCCTAATCATGTTGCTGGATTCCATGCGTATTGAAGCTTCCACTGGTTCCGCTTGCTCCAATGGTGTTAATCGTGCCAGCCATGTGCTGTTAGCCATGGGCATTGCTGAGGCAGATGCGCGTGGTGCAATTCGATTCACCTTGGGAAGAAACACCACTGAAGAGTCAATTAAGGCTGTGCTTGGAGTAATTGCAGATGTGGTTTCTCGAGCACGCACCGCCGGAATGGCCTTCTAA
- a CDS encoding electron transfer flavoprotein subunit alpha/FixB family protein, whose translation MSTSYVLVEQLDGRVEPATLELITAARVFGEVTAVVVGEPGSVDALAPELAAMGAATVVAATVAGAKDRLILPAVDALHILAANNPAPIVIAANARGNEIAGRLAARLASGVLCDVVGINADRTAQQSIFGDTIQVSAAVGGAAPLYTLRAGAVDGVAQAAAGTVQQLALPEASAKDVTITSFKVAAQSARPELPQAKVVIAGGRGVGSEENFRTIVEPLADILGGAVGATRDAVDLGYYPGEYQVGQTGVTVSPDLYIGLGISGAIQHISGMQTAKKVIVINNDEDAPIFQIADLGVVGDLFEIAPQLVEEINKRK comes from the coding sequence ATGTCTACTTCTTATGTTCTGGTCGAGCAGCTAGATGGCCGCGTCGAACCAGCAACCCTGGAACTTATTACCGCAGCTCGCGTTTTTGGCGAGGTCACCGCAGTTGTTGTGGGCGAGCCAGGCAGCGTTGATGCCCTCGCTCCTGAACTCGCTGCAATGGGTGCCGCAACTGTTGTTGCCGCTACCGTTGCCGGTGCCAAGGATCGCTTGATCCTGCCAGCAGTTGATGCACTGCATATTTTGGCTGCTAATAACCCAGCTCCCATCGTTATTGCCGCAAATGCTCGTGGCAATGAAATCGCAGGCCGTTTGGCTGCACGTTTGGCCTCTGGCGTGCTCTGCGATGTGGTCGGTATTAACGCTGATCGCACCGCTCAGCAGTCCATCTTTGGCGATACCATTCAGGTTTCCGCTGCAGTTGGTGGCGCTGCACCGCTATATACCCTGCGTGCAGGTGCCGTCGATGGCGTAGCTCAGGCAGCAGCTGGCACCGTACAGCAACTGGCACTTCCAGAGGCCAGTGCCAAGGATGTCACCATCACTTCCTTTAAGGTTGCAGCGCAGAGCGCACGTCCTGAACTTCCACAGGCCAAGGTTGTTATTGCCGGCGGCCGTGGCGTGGGCAGTGAAGAAAACTTCCGCACCATCGTGGAACCACTTGCAGATATCCTGGGCGGTGCCGTGGGCGCTACCCGTGACGCCGTTGACCTGGGCTATTACCCTGGCGAATATCAGGTAGGACAAACCGGTGTTACGGTATCTCCAGACCTGTACATCGGTTTGGGTATTTCTGGAGCAATCCAGCACATCTCCGGTATGCAGACCGCTAAGAAGGTCATTGTTATCAATAATGATGAGGATGCACCAATCTTCCAGATCGCCGACCTCGGCGTTGTGGGTGACCTCTTCGAGATTGCGCCACAATTGGTCGAGGAGATCAACAAGCGCAAGTAG
- a CDS encoding uroporphyrinogen decarboxylase/cobalamine-independent methonine synthase family protein, which translates to MSAYGLGELPGTSVFEAANIIQGETGQLLHLPQLPARGLGADHIGRSIGLLEALNVARGPRSWMMSTRPSRLSHRTLDFINSDLDSCEEVWGTSLETIKIQVVGPWTLGARIELNNGHRVLTDRGAMRDLTEALIEGINRHKSEVARRFRAEVKVQIDEPDLATLIDGKLEGTSTFDTIAPVRVPDINERLHRVFSEIEGSNYLNITGQLPNWEVARGAGAGAGTVQVSMNQVSGNEHLDGFGETLTSGIRLGLGITDSQDVVDEFHENPRAKAVAIARFFDEIGLDRSLLVDQVDIHPRGSLLEGTTADAAPAYRMARVVSEMLEKDAGDL; encoded by the coding sequence ATGTCTGCCTATGGTCTAGGTGAGCTGCCCGGAACATCTGTTTTTGAAGCTGCCAACATCATTCAGGGGGAAACCGGCCAATTGCTCCACCTGCCACAATTGCCGGCACGTGGACTTGGCGCGGACCACATCGGCCGCAGCATTGGCCTATTGGAAGCGCTCAACGTAGCCCGTGGCCCGCGTTCCTGGATGATGAGCACTAGACCATCTCGGCTAAGTCACCGCACCCTGGACTTTATAAACAGCGATCTAGATAGCTGCGAAGAAGTCTGGGGAACCTCCCTGGAGACCATAAAAATCCAGGTTGTAGGGCCGTGGACACTTGGCGCGCGCATTGAACTAAACAACGGACACCGCGTACTCACCGACCGCGGCGCCATGCGTGACCTCACCGAAGCCCTCATTGAGGGCATCAACCGCCATAAAAGCGAGGTAGCACGCCGCTTCCGCGCCGAAGTCAAGGTACAAATTGATGAACCTGACCTTGCTACGCTTATCGACGGAAAGCTGGAGGGAACCTCCACCTTTGACACCATTGCTCCGGTACGAGTTCCCGACATTAATGAACGTCTGCACCGAGTTTTTAGCGAAATTGAAGGCAGCAACTACCTCAATATCACTGGCCAGCTTCCCAACTGGGAGGTAGCACGTGGTGCAGGTGCAGGTGCAGGTACTGTGCAGGTCTCAATGAACCAGGTGAGCGGAAATGAGCACCTTGATGGTTTTGGAGAAACCCTCACTTCCGGGATTCGCCTTGGACTGGGGATTACTGATTCCCAGGATGTGGTGGATGAGTTCCATGAAAACCCTCGAGCCAAGGCTGTGGCCATTGCCCGATTTTTTGATGAGATTGGCCTTGACCGTTCGCTTTTAGTGGATCAAGTGGATATTCACCCGCGCGGTTCTCTATTGGAGGGCACTACTGCAGATGCAGCGCCGGCATATCGAATGGCCCGCGTGGTGTCTGAAATGTTGGAAAAAGACGCCGGCGATCTTTAA
- a CDS encoding THUMP-like domain-containing protein — protein sequence MSFDAAEVHFLVENAQKITAATADLALNKKTMIADIAALRDTFGEQGRAVAELAGARRSVAGKLPQEWMMCHDSAQQTTPLAVSAERARRLKVALGNDALAHDVTCSIGTEGHAVLDAGLDYLGSDIDLPRLLMAHYNLSLHPGLDGASELPKLVQADALIPATTGADVIIADPARRKNGRRISDPGQLLPPLPSLLDTWAGLPMAVKCAPGVDFSGWQGLVSLVSVDGGVKEACLYSPQLADGETREAVVIRGDHLDRLNDQLDDGGAESLAREPGEFIIDPDGAIVRAGLVRHYAIREDLWMLDDRIAYLTGNWIPAGTSGFRFLEEVPLKKLKSALAAHKAGSVEILVRGVDVDPDQLRKKLQLKGSLPFAVVITRIGSRGVALLCGPREFSSPDALLNSN from the coding sequence TTGAGTTTTGATGCCGCCGAGGTGCACTTTCTCGTCGAAAATGCCCAAAAAATAACCGCAGCCACCGCCGACCTGGCCCTGAACAAAAAAACGATGATTGCAGATATCGCTGCTTTGCGCGACACCTTTGGCGAGCAGGGCAGAGCGGTGGCGGAGCTTGCGGGAGCACGTCGCAGTGTGGCTGGCAAACTGCCACAGGAGTGGATGATGTGCCATGATTCTGCACAACAAACCACTCCTCTGGCAGTATCTGCAGAACGCGCTCGACGCCTTAAAGTTGCCTTGGGTAACGACGCCTTAGCTCATGATGTGACCTGTTCAATCGGTACCGAAGGCCATGCAGTTCTAGATGCGGGCCTGGATTACCTTGGTTCCGATATTGATCTGCCACGCCTGCTTATGGCTCACTATAATTTGAGCCTGCATCCTGGCCTTGACGGAGCATCGGAGTTGCCAAAGTTGGTACAGGCAGATGCTTTGATTCCAGCAACTACCGGCGCTGATGTCATTATTGCTGATCCCGCGCGCCGTAAAAATGGTCGTCGAATCAGTGATCCTGGCCAACTTTTGCCTCCATTGCCAAGCCTCTTAGACACCTGGGCTGGGCTCCCCATGGCTGTTAAATGTGCTCCTGGCGTGGATTTTTCTGGATGGCAAGGCCTAGTAAGTTTGGTCAGCGTTGATGGTGGCGTCAAAGAAGCTTGTTTATATAGCCCTCAGCTTGCTGATGGTGAAACCCGCGAGGCGGTGGTGATTCGAGGGGATCATCTAGACCGCCTAAATGACCAACTTGATGATGGCGGCGCGGAATCCTTGGCGCGGGAGCCAGGAGAATTCATTATTGATCCAGATGGCGCGATTGTGCGCGCCGGGTTGGTGCGTCATTACGCCATCCGAGAAGATTTGTGGATGCTTGATGATCGTATTGCTTATCTCACAGGCAATTGGATTCCGGCTGGCACCAGCGGATTTAGGTTCTTGGAAGAAGTGCCTTTAAAGAAGCTCAAATCAGCATTGGCAGCACACAAAGCTGGTTCGGTGGAAATCTTGGTGCGCGGGGTGGATGTAGATCCTGATCAATTGCGTAAGAAGTTGCAATTGAAGGGTTCTTTGCCTTTTGCTGTGGTTATTACGCGTATTGGCAGTAGGGGAGTTGCCTTGCTTTGTGGTCCTCGTGAATTTAGTAGCCCCGACGCATTGTTAAACTCGAACTGA
- a CDS encoding AAA family ATPase — protein sequence MSARNPFRPTFGVSPTILAGRDSLLQSFKLGLAEGPGSPFRALLISGSRGMGKTVLLNEFEDAAASQGWITLRAYPDDSMVDNLVNSAIPEALQQLAGPQSKRMLSSVSIPGIATVTAIADPYKKDPTPTLISRLRELATHLQKHGSGILITLDELQSANVDQLHVLATAVQDLLRDDFDIALVAAGLPEGINQLLQHEGTTFIRRAERILLSPVSTPDSIGMFIDTTAEGGKQMPEEAATLAAEISKGYPYSMQLTGSLAWAQSTLDNSAKISTQQVAAVRDEVIRRMGMQVHEPSLHHVPDGELTILYAIAQLSENDGMVSTGDIANLMKVKPNALSMQRKQLLSRGLIQVPKYGYLNFTLPYMREHLLNSPQHRPMI from the coding sequence ATGTCAGCTCGTAATCCTTTTCGGCCCACCTTCGGCGTTTCCCCCACCATCCTTGCAGGCCGTGACTCCCTCCTCCAATCTTTTAAGCTTGGCCTTGCCGAGGGGCCGGGCAGCCCTTTCCGTGCACTATTAATTTCTGGCTCACGTGGCATGGGCAAAACTGTCTTGCTTAATGAGTTTGAAGATGCCGCAGCTTCTCAAGGCTGGATTACCCTGCGCGCCTACCCTGATGATTCCATGGTGGATAACCTGGTTAATTCAGCCATTCCCGAAGCACTGCAACAACTTGCAGGACCTCAATCCAAAAGAATGCTTAGTAGTGTTTCCATCCCGGGCATTGCTACTGTTACCGCGATTGCTGATCCATATAAGAAAGATCCCACTCCCACTCTTATTTCGCGCCTTCGCGAGCTTGCCACCCACTTACAAAAGCACGGCTCGGGAATCCTCATCACCCTCGATGAGCTGCAAAGTGCCAATGTGGATCAATTACATGTGCTGGCTACCGCCGTACAGGATCTCCTCCGCGATGACTTTGATATTGCACTGGTGGCAGCAGGTTTGCCCGAGGGAATTAATCAGCTGCTACAACATGAGGGCACCACCTTCATTCGCCGGGCTGAGCGCATTTTACTCTCGCCGGTTAGCACCCCAGATTCCATAGGCATGTTTATCGATACCACTGCAGAAGGTGGCAAGCAGATGCCTGAAGAAGCTGCTACCCTAGCCGCCGAAATCAGCAAGGGCTATCCCTATTCCATGCAGCTCACAGGTTCTTTAGCGTGGGCCCAGAGCACCTTGGATAATTCCGCGAAAATCTCCACCCAGCAGGTTGCTGCGGTACGCGATGAAGTTATTCGACGCATGGGCATGCAGGTTCATGAACCCAGCTTGCATCACGTTCCAGATGGCGAGCTCACCATCCTTTATGCCATTGCCCAATTATCAGAAAATGACGGCATGGTGTCTACTGGAGATATCGCAAACCTCATGAAGGTTAAGCCCAACGCCTTATCAATGCAGCGCAAACAACTGCTTAGCCGCGGACTTATACAAGTTCCCAAATATGGATACTTAAATTTCACACTGCCGTATATGCGCGAACATCTGCTAAATAGTCCCCAGCACCGCCCCATGATCTAA
- a CDS encoding spermidine synthase — translation MARKKNTPDHAKTHAQAANTPVAGTYKGEFSTIDLEADSYTTDGWLISINGVPSSHIVLGQPQALEFEYMRWIATGARAFIDAHLDASKLRITHLGGGACTMARYFADVYPQSRNTVVELDGELARLAREWFDIPRAPRVKIRVDDARKVAETFTPASRDLIIRDVFAGAVTPQNFTTVEFFEHCHRGLAAGGLYVANCGDHSDLRGAKAELAGMMEVFQHVAVIADPPMLKGRRYGNIILLGSDTEFFGSTSTEASAITRELLGGGVPAQYKDEDWVRKFASGAHPNHDEVPNLQMLSDTPQSPAETSEH, via the coding sequence GTGGCCCGCAAGAAAAACACTCCCGATCACGCTAAGACTCATGCCCAAGCTGCCAATACTCCAGTGGCCGGCACCTATAAAGGCGAGTTCTCCACGATTGATTTAGAAGCCGATTCCTATACCACCGACGGCTGGCTGATCAGCATTAATGGCGTGCCAAGTTCCCATATTGTGCTGGGCCAACCACAAGCCTTGGAATTTGAATATATGCGGTGGATTGCCACGGGTGCACGAGCTTTTATTGATGCCCACCTGGATGCTTCCAAATTGCGCATCACTCACCTCGGGGGCGGTGCCTGCACCATGGCGCGTTATTTTGCAGATGTTTACCCACAGTCACGCAATACTGTGGTGGAGTTGGACGGTGAATTAGCCCGCCTGGCGCGCGAATGGTTCGACATTCCGCGCGCACCACGGGTGAAAATTCGAGTCGATGATGCCCGTAAAGTTGCTGAAACTTTTACACCTGCAAGCCGTGATTTGATTATTCGCGATGTTTTTGCTGGCGCTGTCACCCCGCAAAATTTCACCACAGTGGAGTTTTTTGAGCATTGCCACCGTGGCCTTGCAGCAGGTGGGCTTTATGTTGCCAACTGCGGTGACCATTCCGATTTACGTGGCGCCAAAGCGGAATTGGCAGGCATGATGGAGGTTTTCCAACATGTCGCGGTAATTGCCGATCCCCCCATGCTTAAAGGCCGTCGCTACGGCAATATCATTTTGCTGGGCTCTGATACTGAATTTTTTGGCTCCACCAGCACCGAAGCTTCCGCGATTACGCGCGAACTCCTAGGTGGCGGTGTTCCGGCTCAGTACAAGGATGAGGACTGGGTGCGGAAATTTGCCTCCGGTGCGCATCCAAACCACGATGAGGTCCCTAACCTCCAAATGCTGAGTGATACTCCACAATCCCCTGCGGAAACATCTGAGCATTAA